The following are encoded together in the Plasmodium reichenowi strain SY57 chromosome 3, whole genome shotgun sequence genome:
- a CDS encoding hypothetical protein (conserved Plasmodium protein, unknown function) — MLKFSKHVSHKINSPYRFMPYIINNITNNLYFILLYNFIPYRNKHIYNKCNSYIIDYKQFHILQDYIAEKEKNTGDKSINYEEGKIKQIRHSNNKDNNNSNSNSNRNSNNNSNSNNNYNDGQNIVINTNFTSSYYKQKKSMNNIFINNDVFSSLQNIFLLINKINKNFLQRVQSKFYGNQKQIIIDNVVYINKHPYLLHILLKNNNVNINIYKEIDILLASEYFSHLCNNINNLDFFSLVSLFHIYIPKKKKKNYTIVKNANDIYNSNNSYDGIIKDRKENIDKEEEKNQEHLNLIPFLDIIKNCILKNICIHIKHLMTNVKNNNEHKDNPINVNKKKKKVTFHDIYGEIINILYIIKDDDIKNHINYIHVILDTLYKNIHKHIHHYNYTYSIKLLRYINSILSFYINHSYISNEQKIQEKEKNVSKYFSSLIDNNLFYIQKENFSFNYVHKNYNILYTWDMYNTTNLNNNMNHDKNIQQYTNDYNTTIHREDLNNLQNCNLNKKLQYKTNEDICDISFMSKHIEHNNNNNILNDNDVTWNNKSSSNYHHPNVYKEQYDKMGSLHIIKNSPNEYNLISKDIESYKYIIKFSIELLYIIVKKIKYVQHTNTFSDEEIILEIINTLIHIHHTYHTDINNMINEKSLFLKNNIINSEYNHNSIYFFLFLDFIFNTLKKNIYIYISHNDNHMNKIITQYYYKNENFLKILSLLSNIRYLLTCNKRQPKNMESSTHNNTLSENHKIYISHQKIIEGTTNEKKKIFISKINEHIHQLTNDIILFYTEYSNKMKNHHNYHYFQNYHNHHNYHNHHKYINHHNYINHHNYINHHNYINHHNYHYFQKDGSSFNNTINIQFYISYLFNDVYLQNNYAMRKIVFSYFSNNYKYIYSYPLLNYNVTYLQYITIYNFLKLFKNEINEPSEEYDNVVKMFVRLFDNNTYQQIGVQQNIINTTNIYIQHDIKYYIHNLYKICYFFILSKKLITNVEFINQINSIFYLNFYMINQWVQTERGKKNKLNDSGNFTQLINKCMNKIIIIFVIHKYWQILKTEDTIKYLSTFIYTTHDLISNENKRKLLLYILPFMKEKKHEQVLIRLTYLLRNGELAKNNEVKLETYYQTEKKKKKESNNIPYENDISLTYEKYNQQTVEDYKNDTDLCPSNLHAQTNINNENKEQKQIYVNYNNYFKKYDIKNTSKINHNPIHINVKEIINHLEKNENIKLSNDELHKILKEHINQMDIITQENMLLKNKLNYIVLNFEHFISSYIHNIISNKNTHVLYTKTNISLNNDSINEETNKQIIKDAFKETNKEEQQEYIHVYNKTYHEEKKPETKVSIKFNYQQMDVKNEYFHTLKKYQTNHSFKINNILINMYMYNPYICAKKNKNFFLSKNKKHKKIIILPYDTYKNIKKILTYDDHNEKTKIFKCLQNVIYLFYDRVKALFEKIN; from the coding sequence atgcTAAAATTTTCAAAACATGTCAgtcataaaataaatagcCCATATAGGTTTATGccatatattataaataacatTACAAACAACTTATactttattttgttatacAATTTTATACCTTATAGGaacaaacatatatataacaaatgtAATTCTTATATTATAGATTATAAACAGTTCCATATACTTCAAGATTATATAGCAGagaaggaaaaaaataccGGAGACAAATCCATAAATTATGAAgaaggaaaaataaaacaaatacGACACAGCAATAATaaggataataataatagtaatagtaatagtaatagAAATAGCAATAACAATAGCAATAgcaataataattataatgatggACAAAATATTGTAATTAATACAAATTTCACATCCTCttattataaacaaaaaaaatccatgaataatatattcataaataatgatgtaTTCTCTTCgttacaaaatatttttttattaataaataagataaataaaaactTTCTTCAAAGAGTTCAGTCCAAATTTTATGGAAATcaaaaacaaattataattGACAATgttgtttatattaataaacaCCCATATCTATTACACATCCTattaaaaaacaataatgtaaatatcaacatatataaagaaatagatatattacTAGCTAGCGAATATTTTAGTcatttatgtaataatattaacaaCTTGGACTTTTTTTCCTTAGTATCCTTATTTCACATATACATacccaaaaaaaaaaaaaaaaattatacaataGTAAAAAATGCAAATGATATATAcaatagtaataatagttatgatggaataataaaagatagaaaagaaaatattgataaagaggaggaaaaaaatcaagagcatttaaatttaattcCCTTTcttgatataataaaaaattgcatattaaaaaatatatgtattcaTATAAAGCACTTAATGACTaatgttaaaaataataatgaacaTAAAGATAATCCTATCAATGtgaataagaaaaaaaagaaggtTACCTTTCATGATATTTATGGAGAAATCATaaatattctatatattataaaagatgatgatataaaaaatcatattaattatatacatgttATACTTGacacattatataaaaatatacataaacatattcaccattataattatacatattcCATTAAATTACttagatatataaatagtaTTCTATCCTTTTACATAAACCATTCTTATATATCAAATGAACAAAAGATacaagaaaaagaaaaaaatgtctcaaaatatttttcatctctaatagataataatttattttacatacaaaaggaaaatttctcttttaattatgtccataaaaattataatatattatataccTGGGACATGTATAATACAacaaatttaaataataatatgaaccATGATAAGAATATTCAACAGTATActaatgattataatacTACTATACATAGAGAAGATCTTAATAACCTACAAAATTGTaatttaaacaaaaaattacaatataaaacaaatgaaGACATTTGTGATATATCCTTTATGTCTAAACATATtgaacataataataataataatatattaaatgataatgatgtAACATGGAATAACAAATCTTCATCTAATTATCATCATCCCAATGTTTATAAAGAACAATATGATAAAATGGGATcattacatattattaagaatagtccaaatgaatataatttaatttcaAAAGATATAGAAagttataaatatataataaaattttctattgaattattatatattattgtaaaAAAGATTAAATATGTACAACATACAAATACTTTCTCAGACgaagaaataatattagaAATAATTAATACATTAATTCATATTCATCATACATATCATACagatattaataatatgataaatgaaaaatcgttatttttaaaaaataatataattaattcaGAATATAATCATAACTCCATATactttttcctttttttagattttatttttaatacattaaaaaaaaatatatatatatatatatctcataatgataatcacatgaacaaaataattacacaatattattataaaaatgaaaattttttaaaaattctCTCATTACTTAGTAATATCAGATACTTATTAACATGTAATAAAAGACAACCAAAAAATATGGAATCTTCTACTCATAATAATACTCTAAGTGaaaatcataaaatatatatatcgcatcaaaaaataatagaaGGTACtacaaatgaaaaaaagaaaatatttataagtaaaataaatgaGCATATACATCAACTAacaaatgatataatattattttatacagAATATAGcaacaaaatgaaaaatcatcataattatcattattttcaaaattatcataatcatcataattatcataatcATCATAAGTATATTaatcatcataattatattaatcaccataattatattaatcaccataattatattaatcatcataattatcattattttcaaaaagATGGATCTTCATTTAACAATACTATAAACAtacaattttatatatcctatttatttaatgatGTGTATCttcaaaataattatgCTATGAGAAAAATTGTCTTTTCCTACTTTTCAAAcaattataaatacatatattcatatccactcttaaattataatgtaacatatttacaatatataactatttataattttcttaaattgttcaaaaatgaaattaatGAACCCTCAGAAGAATATGATAATGTTGTAAAAATGTTTGTTCGCTtatttgataataatacatatcAACAAATTGGAGTacaacaaaatattattaacacaaccaatatttatatacaacatgacataaaatattatatccacaatttatataaaatatgctatttttttatattatccaaaaaattaattacAAATGTAGAATTTATTAATCAAATCAATTCtatcttttatttaaatttttatatgatcaATCAATGGGTACAAACAGAaagaggaaaaaaaaacaaactGAACGATTCAGGGAATTTTACacaattaataaataaatgtatgaacaaaataattatcatatttgTTATACACAAGTATTGGCAAATATTGAAAACAGAAGATactataaaatatttatcaacatttatttataccACACATGATTTAATAAGTAAcgaaaataaaagaaaattattactttatattcttccctttatgaaagaaaaaaaacacgAACAGGTTCTAATTCGTTTGACATATCTTTTAAGAAATGGTGAGCTAGCCAAAAACAATGAAGTAAAGCTAGAAACATATTATCAAAcggaaaaaaaaaaaaaaaaggaatcAAACAATATACCAtatgaaaatgatataaGTCTAACctatgaaaaatataatcaaCAAACAGTTGAagattataaaaatgatacGGACCTATGTCCATCGAACTTACATGCacaaacaaatataaataacgAAAATAAGGaacaaaaacaaatatatgtaaactataataattatttcaaGAAATATGATATCAAAAATACAAGCaaaataaatcataatccaattcatataaacgtaaaagaaataataaaccatttggaaaaaaatgaaaatattaaattaagTAATGACGAATTAcacaaaatattaaaagaacatattaatcaaatggatataataacacaagaaaatatgttattaaaaaacaaattaaattatattgtaCTAAATTTTGaacattttatttcttcctatattcataatattatatcaaataaaaatactCACGTCCTTTATACAAAGACAAACATTTCTCTAAACAACGACAGCATAAATGAAGaaacaaacaaacaaataattaAAGATGCATTTAAAGAAacaaataaagaagaacaacaagaatatattcatgtatataataaaacatatcACGAAGAAAAAAAGCCGGAAACCAAAGTAAGcataaaatttaattatcAACAAATGGATgttaaaaatgaatattttcatacacttaaaaaatatcaaaCTAATCATTCATtcaaaattaataatattttaataaatatgtatatgtataacccttatatatgtgcaaaaaaaaataaaaatttttttctatccaaaaataaaaagcataaaaaaattattattcttcCTTATGAtacttataaaaatattaaaaaaatacttACATATGATGATCATAACGAAAAAACTAAAATCTTCAAGTGTCTTCAAAATgtaatttatttgttttacGATAGAGTTAAAGcattatttgaaaaaataaattaa
- a CDS encoding 60S ribosomal protein L44, putative, with translation MVNVPKTRKTYCSNKCKKHTMHKVSQYKKGKERLSSLGRRRYDMKQKGFGGQTKPVFKKKAKTTKKIVLKLECTKCKKKRFQTMKRCKTFEMGADKKKKGGAVY, from the exons atggTGAATGTTCCAAAAACAAGAAAAACATATTGTAGTAACAAATGTAAAAAACATACAATGCATAAAGTCAGTCAATATAAAAAGGGAAAAGAAAGATTATCATCATTAGGAAGAAGAAGATATGACATGAAACAAAAAGGTTTTGGAGGTCAAACAAAACCAGTTTTTAAGAAGAAAGCTAAAACTACTAAAAAAATTGTTCTTAAATTA GAATGTACCAAAtgtaagaaaaaaagatttCAAACCATGAAAAGATGTAAAACTTTTGAAATGGGAGCTgataagaaaaagaagGGAGGAGCAGTATATTGA
- a CDS encoding 1-cys-glutaredoxin-like protein-1 produces MIMKNKYGVFFCLSKNAIINSNRHLFPFKKVSKINFSNSAGDKNNGVIPEQRTQYSGTNEYKDFEKTEVYQTLKIKIKELLEQEKIVLFMKGTPEKPLCGFSANVVNILNSMNVKDYVYIDVMKNNNLREAIKIYSNWPYIPNLYVNNNFIGGYDIISDLYNRGELEKIIK; encoded by the exons atgataatgaaaaacaaatatGGAGTTTTCTTTTGCTTAAGTAAAAATGCAATAATAAATAGTAATAGGCAtttatttccttttaaAAAAGTATCAAAAATTAACTTTAGCAATTCAGCGggtgataaaaataacGGCGTTATACCTGAACAACGAACACAATACAGTGGTacaaatgaatataaagaTTTTGAAAAAACAGAAGTATACCAG accttaaaaataaaaattaaagaattaCTTGAACAAGAGAAAATAGTTCTCTTTATGAAAGGGACACCGGAAAAGCCTTTATGTGGATTTAGCGCAAat GTAGTCAATATACTCAACAGTATGAATGTGAAAGATTATGTATACATTGAtgtaatgaaaaataaCAATTTACGTGAAGCTATAAAGATTTATAGTAATTGGCCGTATATACCcaatttatatgtaaataataatttcattggaggatatgatataatttcagatttatataatagaGGAGAGTtggaaaaaattataaaataa